TTAacaattttgttaaatttaattACTAAATTCTtaacaaaactatatatatttttttgagtttataaacataatactaaaaaatattaaaagattttcttaaacaatttataatttatataaatatgtacATTATATTTAACATTTTTTAGGCAATATTGATTAAAATGGTttactaaattttaatttacttaCATTCAAATCAACTATAAAATTTtaacaacaaaaaaataaaaaactacttACCTCTTATCTTTTCTTCAATGGCAGATTGCAAATATTGCAATCTGCTTCAAGCTTCTCCCTTCTCTTTAAAGGGAGGGGAGAAGGAGGAATATTAAGTCTCTTCACGGGTTCACAGGTCTGACTCGTGAAGAGACTTATCAAATAAAATGTCTTGTACCCATTCCGGCGTCTGGTATGCCGAAATGGGTACAAGTCTGAGCAAAGCCTATATTAGGCTTTGCGTGTACTAAAGGCTGTACCAAAGCATGTACCCTTTGGCAGCCATGCGCAGGAATCTTGTACCATTCCGGCGCGTGTGGCGCCGGAATGGTAAAGTTCCAAATAGTACCTACTGCGCAAGTTTGACTTGCGCAGTGGATACCCAATCCGGCGCCTACCACGCCGGAATGCTTACACACTCTTAACCACGGTTCAAAAACAGCCCCTCCtatgtatataatttttaactaatCCCAACCccctaattatctcccaaaatggcACCAAGCAGAGGTTTAAtccaaaaataatgacatattgaaaagtaattttgatgatatgatttaattgtgaAACatgcaataaaaaaattattggaattttttttgacaaataggttagtttttttttatccaaaatgaGTTAAATGTCGCTTATGAAAATACTCCAATGggcaaatgttatcaaataataccTTATTAGCCAAACGATAAAATTTTAGATACTACATGAGTCAAATAGGAGTTTAATccataatttaaagaaattataaaatattttttttattttggataaacaattgtatttagtgAACGTAATTAAACATATCGTCTAATTACTAGTAAAATACTTTTCTATTTATCATGTATTGAAAGTGAACTCGTAAAAGGCGATTTTCAGAAGATATATTTATTGATGACGATAGCAATAGTAGAATAGTGATTCGAATGAAAAAAATTGTTatttgaaaaatgatttttggaaAATTTTGTTACGTACAAATTTTTTCATAAGGGCCTTTATTCCTTAATTTGCCTAGGGCCGATGAATTTTCAGGACCGGCTATGGTAACCATCATCTGAAGATGCATCAaacggcagcgagccccgtgacagatttatatctcgcgggatgacggtttttaaccgtcatctGAAATGCTATTTGGCGTAGTGAAGCTCAGAAGAAGGTATTctgaggactggacgtaggctaGAGGCCGAACCGGTACAAATCTGTTTAGTAACGATTTTCTAACTCCACTTTTATTTCTTCTGATTATTTATGCTCTGACACTTActctttacatatatatatatatatatatattgcttctATTTGATTGTTATCTAAACGCTTAATCTATAATATCATGAGAAGCTTTGTCCAGACAATACTCGTCACTGATCTGAACTTGCTTTTGATATTAAATATTGTTCATGTGCTTTGTAAATGAAAACACGCCAAGtaagaaaaagtttaaaaagGTTAAAGTTAATCAATAGTCTCATTCACCCATTTAAAACTAATACTACCTTACAATTGACGATCATATAAACCTCCTTATTTGTATTGTAACCtaacttttataaaattaataaaaaatagccTCATTGAAACTTATTCATCTTGTCTTCCTTTAAAATAGGTTTGAGAATAAACCAAAACCCTCTAGTTTTTGGTACGTATCACACCTTTGCTAGTTGtacattcttttttatttggtttGTTGGAATTGTGTTTGTACATATTTAGTGGTTAAGTACATCCACAAAACTGTTTCCATTTGTAACAGATCATAGCaccaaaataaaatatcaaaagcTTTAATCAATCAAAATCCAAAATATGGATCTCATATTGCTTTTTTGccataaaaaaatctaatttgaTCGTGCAAGTCATTGCTAGAGTTTCTTTTTCTATATCTGGAAACAACTAATCAAATACTAACACTATCatctttatttatcaaaaatagttaaattaaactgtcaaattaattaattaccgaGCAAATTAACCCAGCTTTTCAAGTTGAAAGAAGAAATTCACCTTTTCTCAAAAGCAATGGACAtctaaataaatataagctgCAGTATTTTAAGCAGCAGCAGATAAGAGCAAGAAGACAACTACTCGCACTATAAAATCAATAGGGCAGATCAAATTGACTGATACAGAAGCAATTTAAGCAACTATTAATGGCGATTCCTGTTCCTACTCGACAGCTATTCATCAATGGTGAATGGAGGGAGCCTGTCCTCAAGAACCGCATCCCTATCATCAACCCTTCCACCGAGGAGATCATCGgtttctttttttctctcttttcatctgTTTTATCTAATGGAAGAAATGCACGCCTATAACTTCTGATTTGTGAGTTTTCTTGAAATTTGTTCAGGTGATATACCTGCTGCTACTTCAGAAGATGTGGAAATTGCAGTAGAAGCAGCTCATAAAGCGTTTTCCAGGAACAAGGGCAGAGATTGGGCTTTCACGTCTGGTGCTGTTCGTGCTAAGTATTTACGTGCTATTGCTGCCAAGGTATACTTTGATTGGGCTACTTATCGTTAATTTGTAATTTCAGATTAATTGTTTTTCTATCAAGTATCAAGTTTCTGTTACTGATGATCACTCATCTCTTTTCTTTTGTTCCTAATCTGAAATAGAAACAATCACTTATTTGATGGAAATGGAATTTAGTAGATCAATCATTGAATTAGTCATGCGGTATATTATGGTGGTGAGGCTTTTTCTTATGTTATAAAGTGACGTTTAGAAGGCATGATCAAAGAGATAAGATGTCAAAGTAACTTTTCTACATTTAAAATACCTAAACGCGATTCACTTCCAAGAGCAAGATCTGCTTGTTTTTAACCCGCTTCTGTTTTTTGCTTATGGTAGCTCGAAAATTTAGgtcctgtttttttttttttttttttttgcagataaCTGAAAAGAAAGCTGAAATAGCGAGACTTGAAGCACTAGATTGTGGAAAACCATTAGATGAAGCAGCATGGGACATAGTAAGCTTGAAATCTTAACCTTATCACACTTGGTATTGTGTGCATAGCTTTACATGTATCTGCATCTTCCTAGGATGATGTTGCTGGATGCTTCGAATACTATGCGGACCTCGCAGAAGGTTTGGATGCGAAGCAAAATGAGCCTGTTTCTCTTCCTATGGAAACATTTAAAAGTTATGTTCTTAGAGAACCTCTTGGTGTTGTTGCATTAATCACTCCATGGTATTCACTACTGCTCTATCTTAAAATGTTTATGCACTTTATGCATTTGTTAATAAGTCGCAattgtataaaatgtttttcaaattatcaCCAGATTGCTGCTCCTTTATGGTTATTTCATGATTTCTCAACCTTAGTAACTTGTGAAATGCATGATCCATAAGATTTGAATTTTTCATGATTGTAATGATATTAGCCATATTACTACATCCTGTATCCCAATCGTTTCCACATCCAATAATCTGAACCACATGGATATTGGATGATCTGGAGTTCATGGATAATTGGTTTCCTCCATTTGTGTTTTCAGTCAAGAACTTTGTCTCTTATTCATACTTGAATTTATTCCTTGATGTCCAAAATTAGGTGTTTAGtttatgggtaaataatttattagtcccctagtttttacctaacacactgtttagaccccatattttgaaaaacacattttaaggtccctatcttttaccaatattaaccttgtgatccttttatctatttttttagatttttaacccaacatatcttagcttttaggacaaccacagtataatacaagttgaccatgttactctgttattttatatatatctgtttatgctaaaatataatgattacaagtctaaaaaaatagacaaaaggaccaaagggttaatattggcaaaagctagggaccttataatgtgtttttcaaaataggaggactaaacagtgtgttaggaaaaaactaggggactaataaattatttacccttagtTTATTAGTGGTGATTATTGTGaatctcttttttctttatttacttttttttctaaatttgatCACAAATATTCAACTGTCTTTTAGTTCTGGTTACAAATTTTTATCTTTGCTTCACTACTGCCAATTGTAGTTATTGTAATACTTCAACAGCCTTATACTTTTTTACAACAAAACTTTATGTCTAAGGATTGCTTGCCATATATGTTGAAGGAATTACCCAATGTTGATGGCTACATGGAAAGTGGCTCCAGCCTTGGCAGCAGGTTGCACAGCGATACTGAAGCCATCTGAAATAGCATCAGTGTATGTCCATAATTTATGTGTACCAGCATGAACTTTAACTGATGGATCATGTTATGTAGCTAGGCCTTTTCACTTTCAGGACTTGTTTAGAGCTGGCTGAAGTATGTAGAGAAGTTGGTCTTCCCCCTGGTGTCCTCAATGTTCTAACTGGGTTGGGTTCTGAAGCTGGTGCCCCTTTGGCAGCTCATCCTCATGTTGACAAGGTTTTGATTTTCTGTCATCATTTGTTTAATTGCCGAGTCCTTCAAATTTTGTTTTGATAAATATCATCTTCGAATTATGTGTACACCTTGTACAATTGATAATGGGTTCTTAACAGATTGCATTTACTGGAAGCACAGCCACAGGAAGCAGGATAATGGCATCTGCAGCTAAGATGGTCAAGGTATGCTGGTGTGCTAAACATCTTTTTTCTCTGCTAGATGCTCTTTCGTCTGAGTTCTGCCAGCTACCATGTTTTTTTGCAGCCGGTTTCCATGGAGCTTGGTGGGAAAAGCCCAATAGTTGTATTTGAGGATGTTGACCTCGACAAGGGTTAGTTCTTTTTAAACTGATTTTGAAACTTTAGACTACAAGTGACTGCTGGATAGTTGAGTGCTCCTGTATAGTGTGTTGATTGTGCATAACAGTCTTTTGGCATCTGAGACCATTATATTTGgcaaaaagttaaattttttggTACAGGTGTTTGTTAATCATAGTTCGTGTATTATTTGATTCAACAGCTGCTGAATGGACTGCCTTTGGTTGCTTTTGGACAAATGGTCAGATATGCAGCGCAACATCCCGTCTCCTTGTGCATGTAAGTGTGATGGTTAGATATTTTACATCCCTTGTGCATTTAACATGACGAACCACACATTGTACGTGGAGAGTCagtgataccaattgtaacatcccgatccaataccatgtagatattgtccgctctggcccaaatccaacaccttgggcctcacggctttaaaacgcgtcggcatgtattggattcatcccttactaataagccccagtCACTCTCCCTCCATTTTCGAtgtaggattcagttcatttctgcccccatcgccatcccttgtAGGGCccctccttgctcaggccttgtacccggcgccacccactccggactgCGTCGTTACAATAAACTAGATAAGCAAAGCACATACTGTAGCACTAAATTAAGATAACTAATGTAAAATCCAGTATGAGTGGAATCATCTTAAAAGTTTTTGTGTAACATTAAAGAACAAGGATGGCAAATTTGTTGGACACATTAATGTCTTAAGCATTTGTGATCACTAACACATGATATACACTAATCATATTAAGTAAATGAGCATCGGAGCTCGACCATGAAGTGAGAACCATTTCTAGTATTATAAACAAATTAACAGATAGGAAGATATTgtattctttctttttttctcatTAAATCCTCTTTGAAGGATTTCTGAAGTTATTCGTTTAGTTTTCCCTTCAATTGCCTTTGTGTTGAATCCTGCCATTGCTACATTCTTGAAGCAGAAACTAACTAATCAAATTTTCTGTTAACTGAACTCAAAATCACCAGTATTCTTGTAGCAAAGACTTCCCATCTCTTTGGGTCTCCAATCTAGAAGCCTGGAACTTAGTTCCAGACAGATCTCCAAGTCAAATAGTTCTAAGACTTCCTGTAGTTGCCAAGAAATCATAGAAGATACTAACAAACAAAATCGTAATTCTGGAATTGTTTAAACAAACGTGTAAAAGAGATGCTCACTCAAAAAGATGAAATGACAACCAAATATTTTTATCAGAACATATATTACTGCTTGCTTGAAAAATTCTTCTATCTTCaaaattttatttgaagtcGGACTGTTCTTCAAAAAATTGCACTCCTAAAGATCAGCAATAAAAACAAGTCTCTTTTCTGGGGACTAACGATGAAGAGAGTTTACCAGGCACGATCATAACCACCTAAAAGCTTAAGAGTAGATGGAGAACCTTTGGTTTGGTGCCACAGGTTACATGTTTAGCATACGAAATTTTGTATAGAATTATTTGCTTCCTTCTTTATAATCATAAGATGTACTCCCAATTTAATGTCTCAGGAAAGCATTGCAACAGAATTCCTTGACAGGCTAGTCAAATGGtgcaaaaatattaaaatatcagaCCCCTTTGAAGAAGGCTGCAGACTTGGTCCTGTTGTCAGCGGATCGCAGGTAAGAATTTTGTTACGTCTTAGGTAGTAACTCCTTGTCCTAATATTAAATTTTCCATGGCACAATTAATGCTCAGATCACTTTTCATTTAGAACTGTTAATTCAAAAATGTCAATGTTGACTGTTCAAATAATAGTTTTAGGTAGAGACTATATCGACTTATTCAGATAAAAGTTTCAGTATATTAAACATGCTGTTTAACTTGTTACTTCATTGCTGCAGTATGAGAAAATACTAAAATTTATCTCTACCGCTAAGAGTGAAGGTGCAACCATTTTATCTGGTGGGGATCGTCCAAAGGTATGCATTATTTAGTTCTGCTTTTCTTTTCCTAACATTCTGTCTATAAGTTCACTTACGATATTGGAAACAAAATGACAGCATCTGAATAAGGGATTCTTCATTGAACCAACCATCATTACTGATGTAAATACCTCAATGCAAATTTGGAGAGAGGAAGTTTTTGGACCTGTTCTTTGTGTAAAAACATTTAGTactgaagaagaagctattgAGTTGGCGAACGACACCCAGTGAG
The DNA window shown above is from Euphorbia lathyris chromosome 1, ddEupLath1.1, whole genome shotgun sequence and carries:
- the LOC136231135 gene encoding aminoaldehyde dehydrogenase 2, peroxisomal, which gives rise to MAIPVPTRQLFINGEWREPVLKNRIPIINPSTEEIIGDIPAATSEDVEIAVEAAHKAFSRNKGRDWAFTSGAVRAKYLRAIAAKITEKKAEIARLEALDCGKPLDEAAWDIDDVAGCFEYYADLAEGLDAKQNEPVSLPMETFKSYVLREPLGVVALITPWNYPMLMATWKVAPALAAGCTAILKPSEIASVTCLELAEVCREVGLPPGVLNVLTGLGSEAGAPLAAHPHVDKIAFTGSTATGSRIMASAAKMVKPVSMELGGKSPIVVFEDVDLDKAAEWTAFGCFWTNGQICSATSRLLVHESIATEFLDRLVKWCKNIKISDPFEEGCRLGPVVSGSQYEKILKFISTAKSEGATILSGGDRPKHLNKGFFIEPTIITDVNTSMQIWREEVFGPVLCVKTFSTEEEAIELANDTQYGLGAAVISNDLERCDRVSKAFRAGIVWINCSQPCFCQAPWGGIKRSGFGRELGKWGLDNYLSVKQVTRYISDEPWGWYQSPSKL